One Myripristis murdjan chromosome 17, fMyrMur1.1, whole genome shotgun sequence DNA segment encodes these proteins:
- the LOC115375151 gene encoding uncharacterized protein LOC115375151 isoform X2 — MESCSFQSQLVSVMEIVAKAALAEINRRVDASCAVLRLEISQSRRDIDSLRRKSELLEAELRRTRLRARRRGFYPPAADRCSPLVRIVLNKEREAAAWDRQVDQPGQCEDVRPAAES; from the exons ATGGAGAGCTGCAGCTTCCAGAGCCAGCTGGTGTCCGTCATGGAGATCGTGGCCAAGGCTGCCCTGGCGGAGATCAACAGACGGGTGGACGCCAGCTGCGCCGTCCTGCGGCTGGAGATCAGCCAGAGCCGGAGGGACATCGACTCCCTGCGGAGGAAGAGCGAGCTGCTGGAGGCCGAGCTGCGGAGGACGCGGCTCAGAGCCCGCAGGAGAG GTTTCTACCCCCCGGCCGCAGACAGATGTTCACCTCTGGTCAGGATCGTTttgaacaaagagagagaggcggcgGCCTGGGACAGACAAGTGGACCAGCccggacag